Proteins from one Streptococcus mitis B6 genomic window:
- the yaaA gene encoding S4 domain-containing protein YaaA, which produces MEYKLFEKFITLQALLKELGITHSGGAIKSFLSEHAVYFNGELESRRGKKLRIGDKVDIPDMNIDILLTQPTSEEKEEYQADKVEKERIAKLVREMNKGFKRDKSKPTSSPKSKQAPRFPGR; this is translated from the coding sequence ATGGAATACAAATTATTTGAAAAATTTATTACCCTCCAAGCACTACTCAAAGAACTTGGAATTACACATAGCGGAGGAGCTATTAAATCATTTCTCTCTGAACATGCTGTTTACTTTAATGGGGAATTAGAGAGTCGTCGCGGTAAAAAACTTCGTATTGGCGATAAAGTTGACATCCCTGACATGAATATTGACATCTTGTTGACACAACCTACTTCTGAGGAGAAAGAGGAATATCAAGCTGATAAAGTTGAAAAAGAACGGATCGCTAAACTTGTCAGAGAGATGAATAAGGGATTTAAAAGAGACAAATCGAAACCTACTTCATCACCTAAAAGCAAACAAGCTCCACGATTCCCTGGTAGATAA